ACGAAATAATTTATGCCTCCTGAATACGTTCTTCAGGAGGCATCTGAATTTACGGCAGTTCTAGTTTGGTTTTGACTGAGTAGATATCGCCGCGATAGCGAAAGGTGAGCCAGAAAAAGGGTGTGTTATCGGTGTCATAGATCAGGCGGCTGAGCTGGAGCACCGGGTGGCCCGGCTCTACCTCCAGCAGTTTGGCGGTGTCTTCATCGGCGAGGATCGAACTGATCTCCTGCATCACCCGGCCGAGGCGCAATTTTTTGTCATAGACCAGGTAATTGTAGAAGGAGCCCCCTAGTTTTTCTTCATCCACATCGCCGAGGATTGCTCGATTCAGGTATGACTCTTCCACGGCCACCGGTAGGTCGTTGGCTGTCCGCAGACGCTTGATATACGTGATTTCTTCACCCTCGGGCAGGTTGAGAATCGATTTAACCTCCTGGTCCGGCAGGCGCTGGTCGTGGTTGAGCACTAACGTCCCCGGCTTATACCCCCGGGCCAGCATCTCAGAGGTAAAAGAAACCAACTGCTCCATGCCATCCTCAGGCCGGGGGCGGCAGACAAAGGTGCCCTTACCCCGTCTCCGGTAGAGGTAGCCCTCGCTGACCAGTTTTAATACCGCCCGGCGCACAGTTTCCCGGCCGACACTGAAAGTTTCCATCAGTTCCGATTCAGTAGGGACCATTGCGTTTTGCTCCCATTCGCCATCGGTAATTTTCTTTTTTAATATCTCATATAACTGTAAATACAGAGGCATGCCATTATTTTCGAGCATAAATATCGCCACCATTTTTTCTAAAGTATACCACTTATTCCGGGTTGAGAAAAGGTTCAGTGGTATACACTGCACTTTAAAGCGTTGACAACTGCAGGTGAAAAAGGATATAATACTGACATATAATTGTTACGTACATGTAATAGTTGGTGATAATATAACAGAAGATTTAACCTGCTACTAAGAACTACCTATCTAATGTTCTTTGACAGCGGTATCAAGAGCTCTCTTGCCACCACAAGGGAGTTCTATGTATACATGAATACTTTAAAGGAGTGATCTTATTGAGAGAACGATGGAGTTCGCGGACAATCTTCATCATGGCAGCCATCGGTTCGGCTGTCGGTCTCGGAAACGCCTGGCGTTTCCCGGGTATGGCCTTCAATAACGGTGGAGGCGCATTCTTAATTCCTTACTTTGTTGCACTTATAACTGCCGGTATTCCCCTGTTGCTGTTGGAAATTTCCATTGGTAAAAAGTATCAGGCGGGCGCTCCCTCGGCCTTCGCCAAAATTCACAAGTGGTTTGAAAGCCTGGGTTGGTGGGCTCTGGCAACCAGTTTTGTAATTGTTTCGTACTATGCAGTTGTTTTGGCCTGGAGCTTGAACTATATCATTTCTTCCCTCAGTGTCGCCTGGGGTGATGACGCTGGAGGGTACTTCATCGGCGAGATTCTGCAGAGAACCGATAGCCCCGGCGTTTTGGGTGGCTTTAGTATGCCGGTCTTGATTGCTCTGGTGGTTGCCTGGATTGGTGTCTGGCTCTGTATCCGCAAAGGTGTCAAGACCGTTGGCAAAGTTGTCCAGTGGACAGTGCCGATACCTCTGGTTCTCATGGTAGTCCTCGGCATCCGCGCTATCACTCTGCCGGGCGCCATCGACGGTCTGAATTACTACCTGAAGCCCGACTTCTCCGCGCTCTTGGATGTGCGGGTTTGGGCGGCGGCCTATGGCCAGATTTTCTTCAGCCTCAGTGTGCTGTTCGGAATTATGATTGCCTACGCTAGCTTCCTGCCCAAGGACAGCGACACCACCACAGATACCATAATCATCGGCTTTGCTGATGCTGCTATCAGCTTCCTGGCTGGTTTTGCAGTATTTGGCGCCTTGGGCTACATGGCTCATACCACTGGTATGACCTTGGAACCCGGAATGGGGGGTATCACTGGCGTTGGCCTTGCCTTTATTACCTATCCTGAGGTTATCGCCCAATTGCCCTGGGGCGCAGCCGCTTTTGGGTTTATGTTCTTCCTGATGCTCTTCACGTTGGGGATCGATTCCGCTTTCTCCATTGTTGAGGGTATTGTGACTGGTCTGGTCGACAAGTTTAAGTGGAACAGGTCCAAGACTTTGGCCTGGACCTGTATCTTTGGCTTTGCCGGCAGCTTGCTCTTTGCCACCAAGGCAGGGCTCTACTGGTTGGATATTGTCGACTACTTCACCAATAACTTCAACCTGATTGTCATTGGGATTATTGAATGTCTGCTTGTTGGTTGGATTTTTGGCGCTGACAAGATTCGCGCTTTCTTCAACGAGACAGGTACCATCAAGTTTGGCAAGTGGTGGGAACTGATGATTCGTTTTGTCACCCCAATAGCCCTGTTGGGAGTCAGCGTTCTCTGGATTATTGACAATATCCAGACAAATTATGAGGGGTATGAAACTGCCCACCTGGTGATGGGCGGCTGGGCCGTTGTCGCCGCAACCATCATCATTGGTTTCGTATTGATGTTCTTCAAAGGCGGAGACAAGACTGCTTCTGCCGACGACAAATCGATTGGAGTTGATGGTTAATGGAAGCCTCTGCATGGATTATGCTTGGTGTTGCAGTCGTGCTGCTCTATGGTGGCCTGGCCTGGGGCATCACGGTGGCCGTCAAATCCAGCAAGAAGTAATTGAGCGGACCGCACTTTTGTGCGGTCCATTTTTGTGTAAGGCTTGTGCATATTTTTACAATACAAAGTTTTAAAATTTTACTGACAAAAGCGCGGGGCAATATTAAAATCAGCCTATAGTAGCATATATTAGAATCAGCTACTAATTTCTATTTTGAGAGGAGCGAACTGATGAAGAAGCTACTAAGTTTAGGTCTGGTCATGATTTTGGTTTTTGCAGTAGCAGCCTGCGGATAGGGCACAGATGTCGATGATGAAGACATGGGTGAATTGGTACCGGAGCTAACCATTTACTCCTCTCTGCCCGAGGCAAACTTGGTCAACTATGAGATGGCCAAGGAATTGTCTGAGGAGTTGGCAAATTGGGGGTTACCCTCAATGCCCAACCCACCGACTTCAACGTTTTGCTGGACATAATTTATGGTGAGGATATGGATTATGATGTCTACACCATCGGTTGGTCGGGTCGGGTAGAGCGATTGGATCCCGACATGTTTATTCACTCCATCAACCACTCAAGTAACGCAGTCCCCGGCGCCAACAACACATCGCGCTACAGAAACCCTGAATTTGATGCACTGGCAGATGCCCAGCGTTCAGAGATGGATATGGACGAAAGGCAGCGTCTTG
The DNA window shown above is from Bacillota bacterium and carries:
- a CDS encoding GntR family transcriptional regulator is translated as MVAIFMLENNGMPLYLQLYEILKKKITDGEWEQNAMVPTESELMETFSVGRETVRRAVLKLVSEGYLYRRRGKGTFVCRPRPEDGMEQLVSFTSEMLARGYKPGTLVLNHDQRLPDQEVKSILNLPEGEEITYIKRLRTANDLPVAVEESYLNRAILGDVDEEKLGGSFYNYLVYDKKLRLGRVMQEISSILADEDTAKLLEVEPGHPVLQLSRLIYDTDNTPFFWLTFRYRGDIYSVKTKLELP
- a CDS encoding sodium-dependent transporter yields the protein MLLRERWSSRTIFIMAAIGSAVGLGNAWRFPGMAFNNGGGAFLIPYFVALITAGIPLLLLEISIGKKYQAGAPSAFAKIHKWFESLGWWALATSFVIVSYYAVVLAWSLNYIISSLSVAWGDDAGGYFIGEILQRTDSPGVLGGFSMPVLIALVVAWIGVWLCIRKGVKTVGKVVQWTVPIPLVLMVVLGIRAITLPGAIDGLNYYLKPDFSALLDVRVWAAAYGQIFFSLSVLFGIMIAYASFLPKDSDTTTDTIIIGFADAAISFLAGFAVFGALGYMAHTTGMTLEPGMGGITGVGLAFITYPEVIAQLPWGAAAFGFMFFLMLFTLGIDSAFSIVEGIVTGLVDKFKWNRSKTLAWTCIFGFAGSLLFATKAGLYWLDIVDYFTNNFNLIVIGIIECLLVGWIFGADKIRAFFNETGTIKFGKWWELMIRFVTPIALLGVSVLWIIDNIQTNYEGYETAHLVMGGWAVVAATIIIGFVLMFFKGGDKTASADDKSIGVDG
- a CDS encoding MetS family NSS transporter small subunit, with the protein product MEASAWIMLGVAVVLLYGGLAWGITVAVKSSKK